Within the Corallococcus exiguus genome, the region GCGGGCGGTGGGGTGGTGTACCTGCCTCGGGGCACGTACCGGGTGGCGCCGCCCGCGGGCAAGCCGTACGCGCTGCTCATCCGATACAGCAACGTGGTGCTGCGCGGGCAGGGCGCGACGTCCACGTTCCTCTACAACTTCGCCACGGACATGCGCAGCAAGCGCGTGGTGCAGGTGGGCCCGCGCGACACGACGGTGTCCTGGACGTCCGCTTCGACGGCGGCGACGGCGCTGACGCAGGACGCGCCCAACCAGGCGACGCGCATCCAGGTGGCGAGCGTGTCCGGCTACACCGTGGGCACGTGGCTGGTGGTGCGGGCGGACCTGACGGCGACGCGCAGCGCGGAGCTGAACATGGGCACGGAGTGGACGTCGCTGCCCGGACCGTCCTTCTACCGGCAGGTGGTGGCGGTGGACGCGGCCACGCGGATGCTGACGCTGGACATCCCGCTGCGCCAGGGGCTGCTGATGCGCGACGCGGCGCGGGTGTACCGCGTGCCCGCGCACCTGTCGGAGGTGGGCGTGGAGCACCTGGCCATCGGCATGCGGGAGAACCCCACGCCGGGCCTGGCCGAGGAGGACTACACGGTGCAGGGCACCGGCGCCTACCAGGTGCACGAGTCCACGGCGCTCTTGATGAACCACGTGGTGGACGGCTGGGTGCGCGGCGTTGGTTCCTACCGGCCGCCGTCCAACACGCAGGACGTGCACGTGCTGTCCAACGGCATCGACCTGAACTACGCGCGCAACGTCACGGTGGAGGGGTGTGAAATCAACAAGCCCCAGTACAAGGGCGGTGGCGGAAACGGGTACCTGTATTCCATCCGGAGCAGCGACAGCCTGGTGAAGGACAGCGTGTCGTACGGCGGGCGGCACAACTTCGACTTCCGCTCCATGCACACCACCGGCAACGTGCTGTTCAACAACCGCGTGTCCAACGGCGAGAAGGTGTCCGACTTCCACATGCACCTGAGCGCGGCGAACCTGGTGGACAACACCACGCTGTACCAGGAGCGCTTCGAGGCGGCGGACCGCTCGCCCTATGGCACCACGAGCCACGGCGTCACCACGACGGAGAGCGTGTTCTGGAACACCAACGGGGCGAAGCCGCCGTCGTACGGGGGCACGAGCGTGGTGCGTTCGCAGCAGTACGGGCAGGGGTATGTGATTGGGATGCGTGGCAGCGCGACGGGCGTGGACGTGTCGGTGACGACGAAGACGGCCCCGGCGGACTTCGCGGAGGTGGCGCAGTCCGGGAATGAGTTGGTGCCGCAGTCGCTCTACGTGGACCAGGTG harbors:
- a CDS encoding right-handed parallel beta-helix repeat-containing protein, which codes for MGSRKGWQGLLGAGLIAAVGVAEAAPWRSVLYPSTWTPGYSQPGNTSRFLHDFSYAGYRMRQAEPPVRTDRVLDVTQAPYFADNTGTSDVTAVLQQALDDAGAVAGGGVVYLPRGTYRVAPPAGKPYALLIRYSNVVLRGQGATSTFLYNFATDMRSKRVVQVGPRDTTVSWTSASTAATALTQDAPNQATRIQVASVSGYTVGTWLVVRADLTATRSAELNMGTEWTSLPGPSFYRQVVAVDAATRMLTLDIPLRQGLLMRDAARVYRVPAHLSEVGVEHLAIGMRENPTPGLAEEDYTVQGTGAYQVHESTALLMNHVVDGWVRGVGSYRPPSNTQDVHVLSNGIDLNYARNVTVEGCEINKPQYKGGGGNGYLYSIRSSDSLVKDSVSYGGRHNFDFRSMHTTGNVLFNNRVSNGEKVSDFHMHLSAANLVDNTTLYQERFEAADRSPYGTTSHGVTTTESVFWNTNGAKPPSYGGTSVVRSQQYGQGYVIGMRGSATGVDVSVTTKTAPADFAEVAQSGNELVPQSLYVDQVQKRLGRAVEHDARVLVYQAENLKPTSTPDPSSTGVEAGPELGGVRYHNTSAVGAKVTYTLHPRTVGTFAVRVRTKRNNGRGQYRLDVNGVAVGGTQDEYSATTQFVEVELGTVTFTDLEPQAFTFTTVGKNAASTGYNVALDVIRLVRQ